One segment of Alistipes finegoldii DSM 17242 DNA contains the following:
- the prmA gene encoding 50S ribosomal protein L11 methyltransferase encodes MNYIALNIAFSEDEQAEILTAELADYPFESFETEDGTLKAYIPQERLADCKAGVDALLARYGVQGRYIAIETQNWNAVWESNFPAVDVEGRLLIRAPFHDPAPEGVMEVVVMPKMSFGTGHHATTWLVSRAVLDLGVAGRRGLDMGSGTGVLSIVAAKCGAEHVDAVDIDDWADANCRENIAANGVADRITPMLGDVRRIAGRHYGFILANINRNILLADMPVYAAALDAGGDLVMSGFLEPDVPAITACAEKLGLRPVATAVKEGWVTVHVRKE; translated from the coding sequence ATGAACTATATAGCGTTGAATATTGCCTTTTCGGAGGATGAGCAGGCCGAAATACTCACCGCCGAGCTGGCCGACTATCCCTTCGAGAGCTTCGAAACCGAAGACGGGACGCTCAAAGCCTACATTCCGCAGGAGCGGCTGGCCGACTGCAAAGCCGGGGTCGATGCCCTGCTCGCCCGCTACGGCGTGCAGGGACGCTATATCGCCATCGAGACCCAGAACTGGAACGCCGTATGGGAGAGCAATTTCCCGGCCGTCGATGTCGAAGGCCGCCTGCTGATCCGTGCGCCGTTCCACGATCCCGCCCCCGAAGGGGTCATGGAGGTGGTCGTCATGCCCAAGATGTCGTTCGGGACCGGACACCACGCCACTACGTGGCTCGTTTCGCGCGCCGTGCTCGATCTGGGCGTCGCGGGTCGCCGGGGACTCGACATGGGCAGCGGCACGGGCGTGCTGTCGATCGTCGCCGCCAAATGCGGCGCGGAGCACGTCGATGCGGTCGATATCGACGACTGGGCAGACGCCAACTGCCGCGAGAACATCGCCGCCAACGGTGTCGCGGATCGCATTACGCCGATGCTGGGCGACGTGCGCCGCATCGCCGGACGGCATTACGGTTTCATTCTGGCCAACATCAACCGCAACATCCTCTTGGCCGACATGCCGGTCTATGCCGCCGCGCTCGACGCCGGAGGCGATCTGGTGATGAGCGGATTTCTGGAACCCGACGTTCCGGCGATCACGGCCTGCGCCGAAAAACTGGGACTCAGGCCCGTTGCTACGGCGGTGAAGGAGGGCTGGGTGACGGTACACGTACGCAAGGAGTAG
- a CDS encoding porin, producing MRLILPVLLSFGLFCASYAQQPDTLCTATVGELSAEVAALKAKTSAWDKVLAALPAISGYLQTGYEWSDNSSSFFIKRVRLSLSGNIAPKLDYRVQIEFASPKIVDAYLCYRPFDELNLQLGEYKLPFSIENTEYVPLRYEFIEYPLSLCKLMGFNDLCGLSATGRDMGAQLFGGFFRRDGYSILNYNIGVFNGEGLNVRDKNKSKDIVARLTLKPAAGLQLAGSYYWGEYGADYLKRVRYGAGACYDRGPVVVRGEYICGTTGDLDSEGWYAVAGWRVTKTLLPAVRYDTFLENTARSSSRQTNYTAALTWQPVKYLRCQLNYTYEDYAARDVSGRNVVALMLSGIF from the coding sequence ATGAGATTGATTTTACCAGTTTTGCTGTCGTTCGGGCTGTTTTGCGCCTCCTATGCCCAACAGCCCGATACGCTCTGCACGGCTACGGTCGGGGAGCTTTCCGCAGAGGTCGCGGCGCTCAAGGCCAAAACGTCCGCATGGGACAAGGTGCTGGCCGCCCTGCCTGCGATTTCGGGATACCTCCAGACCGGCTACGAATGGAGCGATAACTCGTCCTCCTTCTTTATCAAGCGCGTGCGCCTGAGCCTGTCGGGCAACATCGCTCCCAAACTCGACTACCGCGTTCAGATCGAATTCGCGTCGCCGAAGATCGTGGACGCATATTTGTGTTACCGGCCGTTCGACGAGCTGAATCTCCAGCTGGGCGAATACAAACTGCCCTTTTCGATCGAGAATACCGAATACGTGCCGCTCAGGTACGAGTTTATCGAGTACCCGTTGTCGTTGTGCAAGCTGATGGGCTTCAACGATCTCTGCGGACTTTCGGCCACGGGGCGCGACATGGGAGCGCAGCTTTTCGGCGGATTTTTCCGCCGCGACGGATACAGCATCCTGAATTACAACATCGGCGTCTTCAACGGCGAGGGGCTGAACGTCAGGGACAAGAACAAGAGCAAGGACATCGTGGCACGCCTGACGCTGAAACCCGCCGCCGGATTGCAGCTGGCCGGGTCGTACTATTGGGGCGAATACGGCGCGGATTACCTCAAGCGCGTCCGTTACGGGGCCGGAGCCTGCTACGACCGCGGTCCGGTCGTCGTGCGCGGCGAATATATCTGCGGCACGACGGGCGACCTCGACAGCGAAGGCTGGTACGCCGTGGCCGGGTGGCGCGTGACGAAGACGCTGCTGCCTGCCGTGCGCTACGATACCTTCCTCGAAAACACCGCCCGCAGTTCGAGCCGCCAGACCAACTACACGGCGGCCCTTACGTGGCAGCCGGTGAAGTACCTGCGCTGCCAGCTGAACTATACCTACGAAGATTACGCTGCCCGCGACGTCTCCGGCCGCAATGTGGTTGCGCTGATGCTTTCCGGCATATTCTAA
- the rfbA gene encoding glucose-1-phosphate thymidylyltransferase RfbA, whose translation MKGIILAGGSGSRLYPITKGVSKQLLPVYDKPMVYYPLSALLLAGIREILVISTPEDLPGFRRLLGDGSDYGVRIDYAAQPSPDGLAQAFLIGEDFLGGDSACLVLGDNIFYGSGFTGLLREAVRTAEEDGKATVFGYRVDDPGRYGVAEFDDKGNCLSIEEKPAHPKSNYAVVGLYFYPNKVVDVAKSIKPSARGELEITSVNQCFLQSGELKVQTLQRGFAWLDTGTHDSLAEASIFVEVIEKRQGLKIACLEGIAYRNGWITADKLRALAEPMLRNQYGQYLLKLLDEPEA comes from the coding sequence ATGAAAGGCATCATTTTGGCGGGTGGCAGCGGCAGCCGCCTGTATCCGATCACGAAGGGGGTCAGCAAGCAGCTGCTTCCGGTCTACGACAAGCCGATGGTCTATTACCCGCTCTCGGCGCTTCTTCTTGCGGGCATCCGCGAAATCCTCGTGATCTCGACTCCGGAGGACCTTCCGGGTTTCCGGCGTCTGCTGGGCGACGGCTCCGACTACGGCGTGCGTATCGACTACGCGGCACAGCCATCTCCGGACGGTCTTGCACAGGCTTTTCTGATCGGCGAGGATTTCCTCGGCGGCGATTCCGCGTGCCTCGTTCTTGGCGACAACATCTTCTACGGTTCCGGTTTCACGGGTCTTCTTCGCGAGGCCGTCCGTACGGCCGAGGAGGATGGCAAGGCCACGGTCTTCGGCTACCGTGTCGACGATCCGGGCCGCTACGGGGTCGCGGAGTTCGACGATAAGGGCAACTGCCTTTCGATCGAGGAGAAACCCGCCCATCCGAAGTCTAACTACGCAGTCGTGGGCCTGTACTTCTATCCGAACAAGGTCGTGGATGTGGCCAAGAGCATCAAGCCCTCGGCCCGCGGGGAGCTTGAGATCACGAGCGTGAACCAGTGTTTCCTGCAAAGCGGCGAGCTGAAGGTGCAGACGCTCCAGCGCGGCTTCGCATGGCTGGATACGGGCACGCACGACTCCTTGGCCGAAGCCTCGATCTTCGTGGAGGTCATCGAGAAGCGTCAGGGACTTAAGATCGCCTGTCTGGAAGGCATCGCCTACCGCAACGGGTGGATCACGGCGGACAAACTGCGCGCACTTGCCGAGCCGATGCTCAGGAACCAGTACGGACAATACCTTTTGAAACTCCTCGACGAACCGGAAGCATAA
- a CDS encoding UpxY family transcription antiterminator — MMNSPDTAAEWYVLRVTYQRELSTKEYLDKLNIENFVPVRVVRRRNSKGQFFRACEVAVHNYIFIRSTREVIDELKTYKLPMLRYVMHPQNGENQIMIVPEEQMRNFIAVAGNEDEQVLFMSPEEVALSKGDKVRITGGVFEGVEGQLMRVKNSRGKRVVVKIDGITAVATASIPSALVEKI; from the coding sequence ATGATGAACAGTCCGGATACAGCTGCCGAATGGTATGTTCTGCGAGTGACCTATCAGCGGGAACTTTCGACGAAGGAGTATCTTGACAAACTGAACATCGAGAATTTTGTGCCGGTACGGGTTGTGCGCCGCCGGAACTCCAAGGGACAGTTTTTCCGGGCTTGCGAAGTCGCCGTGCACAACTATATTTTCATCCGTTCGACACGTGAGGTCATCGACGAATTGAAAACCTATAAGCTACCTATGCTTCGTTATGTGATGCACCCGCAAAACGGTGAGAATCAGATTATGATCGTGCCCGAAGAGCAGATGCGGAATTTTATTGCCGTTGCGGGCAATGAAGACGAACAGGTGCTTTTCATGTCGCCCGAAGAGGTCGCCTTGTCGAAAGGGGACAAGGTGCGGATCACGGGCGGCGTATTCGAAGGGGTCGAGGGCCAGCTCATGCGGGTGAAGAATTCCCGCGGGAAACGGGTCGTGGTCAAGATCGACGGCATCACGGCGGTGGCTACCGCCTCCATTCCCTCGGCGCTGGTCGAAAAGATTTGA
- a CDS encoding glycosyltransferase family 4 protein — MATPLCYTIIIPFFIALLLVGWIHPRLVKIALLKNIVDNPDARKLQRTPVPVLGGVAVFFGVVIAIGCMSSVVDCSGLPVVIMAMMAMLYTGTMDDILSLSPGLRFVIEIVVVLLLIFVGGYCIDDFHGLWNIGRFSYWYAVPLTVVAAVGIINAINLVDGVNGLSSGYCIMACLIFGTLFFLSGEESMTILAVVSVGALIPFFLHNVFGKTSKMFIGDGGTLVMGVVMSVFVIEILQNGSRAAAYVDPNVGLVPFTLAVLSVPVFDTLRVMSTRILKGTSPFRPDKTHLHHMFIDLGCSHVATTLAILGVNMFVVLCWWALEASGFSIAVQLYAVIAVSLLVTSGLYHFMQWHICRDTRFMRAMRRLGYKTHISRTGIFFWLQQVMDKV; from the coding sequence ATGGCAACGCCTCTTTGCTACACAATCATTATTCCCTTCTTCATAGCTCTTCTGTTGGTCGGCTGGATACATCCCCGTCTGGTGAAGATCGCTCTGCTGAAAAATATCGTCGATAATCCGGATGCCCGCAAATTGCAGCGTACGCCGGTTCCTGTCCTCGGCGGAGTCGCCGTCTTTTTCGGAGTCGTGATTGCGATCGGATGTATGAGCTCCGTCGTTGATTGCTCCGGTCTGCCGGTCGTAATTATGGCCATGATGGCGATGCTCTATACGGGGACGATGGACGACATTCTGAGTCTTTCACCGGGTTTGCGATTCGTGATCGAGATCGTCGTCGTTTTATTGCTGATTTTCGTTGGCGGTTACTGTATAGACGATTTTCATGGATTGTGGAACATCGGCCGGTTTTCTTATTGGTATGCAGTGCCTTTGACGGTCGTTGCGGCGGTAGGTATTATCAATGCCATCAATTTGGTAGATGGCGTCAACGGTCTCTCGTCCGGCTATTGCATTATGGCTTGTCTGATCTTCGGCACGCTCTTCTTTCTTTCCGGCGAAGAGTCGATGACCATCTTGGCCGTGGTCTCGGTCGGCGCTCTTATTCCCTTTTTTCTGCATAACGTTTTCGGCAAAACGTCGAAAATGTTCATCGGTGACGGCGGAACGCTTGTCATGGGCGTTGTCATGTCGGTTTTTGTAATCGAGATCCTGCAGAACGGGTCGCGGGCCGCTGCGTATGTGGATCCGAACGTGGGACTGGTGCCTTTTACGCTGGCGGTATTATCGGTCCCCGTATTCGATACGCTGCGGGTGATGTCGACGCGCATATTGAAAGGGACCTCTCCGTTTCGTCCCGATAAGACACACCTGCATCATATGTTTATCGACCTCGGATGCTCCCATGTGGCGACGACACTGGCTATTCTGGGGGTGAATATGTTTGTCGTGTTGTGCTGGTGGGCGCTGGAAGCTTCGGGCTTTTCGATCGCCGTCCAGCTGTATGCGGTTATTGCCGTAAGCCTGCTGGTCACTTCCGGTCTCTACCATTTCATGCAGTGGCATATCTGCCGCGATACGCGATTCATGAGGGCGATGCGGCGGCTGGGCTACAAAACCCACATCAGCCGTACCGGGATTTTCTTCTGGTTGCAGCAGGTAATGGACAAGGTCTGA
- a CDS encoding tyrosine-type recombinase/integrase, which produces MAKVKVKFRNSTVEGKAGVIYYQLCHKCQSRQITTGIRLFPEQWDALRERAVVPFAGLDGEIAVVQRQIDGDLCLFRAIIGDFEARRVEYGLPDVVGRFRSFGRVTVFAFIEKQIACLRAGGRLGTARNYRRTLNSFAGFLNGADIPFSLLDEQLVSRYDDWLRRRRIVRNTVSFYMRVLRAVFNKAVREGIVSQSSPFRNVYTGVDRTRKRAVGEETVIRLRRLNLEHSPSLALARDIFIFSYCARGMAFVDIAFLRKQDIAGGAICYVRRKTGQRLTIRIEPCMGDIIERYAPVTRTSDYVFPLLNAEDPVRGFSQYQTALGYYNRRLKRLAELLGLEMPLSSYTSRHTWATTARNHNVPLSIISAGMGHASEKTTQIYLASLESSVVDQANRSIIASLYV; this is translated from the coding sequence ATGGCAAAAGTAAAAGTAAAATTCCGGAATTCGACGGTAGAGGGTAAGGCGGGGGTAATCTATTACCAACTCTGCCATAAATGCCAATCCCGGCAGATAACTACCGGAATTCGTCTTTTCCCCGAACAATGGGACGCCCTGCGGGAGCGGGCGGTCGTTCCCTTTGCTGGGCTCGACGGCGAGATAGCTGTCGTCCAGCGGCAGATCGACGGCGATTTGTGCCTGTTTCGTGCGATTATCGGGGATTTCGAAGCCCGGCGGGTGGAGTACGGCCTTCCGGATGTTGTCGGACGGTTCCGGTCGTTCGGGCGGGTTACCGTTTTTGCCTTTATCGAAAAGCAGATCGCCTGCCTTCGGGCGGGCGGAAGATTGGGGACGGCGCGGAATTACCGGCGGACGCTGAACAGCTTCGCCGGATTTTTGAACGGAGCGGACATTCCGTTCTCACTGCTGGACGAACAACTGGTAAGCCGGTACGACGACTGGCTGCGGCGGAGACGGATTGTACGCAATACCGTCTCTTTTTATATGCGGGTGCTGCGTGCCGTTTTCAACAAGGCGGTCCGGGAGGGCATCGTGTCGCAAAGTTCTCCTTTCCGGAATGTATATACCGGCGTGGACCGTACCCGCAAGCGCGCCGTCGGCGAAGAGACCGTCATACGGCTCCGGCGGTTGAATCTGGAACACTCCCCCTCCTTGGCGCTGGCGCGGGATATTTTTATTTTCAGCTATTGCGCGCGGGGTATGGCGTTCGTCGATATCGCCTTCCTGCGCAAGCAGGACATCGCCGGAGGGGCGATATGCTATGTCCGCCGCAAAACGGGACAGCGCCTTACGATCCGTATCGAACCCTGCATGGGCGATATCATCGAACGCTATGCGCCGGTTACCCGCACGTCGGACTATGTTTTTCCTTTGCTGAATGCGGAGGACCCGGTCCGGGGATTCTCCCAGTACCAGACTGCTCTGGGATACTACAACCGCCGGCTCAAACGGCTGGCCGAACTGCTCGGACTGGAGATGCCGCTGTCGTCCTATACTTCGCGGCATACATGGGCGACCACGGCCCGGAATCACAACGTTCCGTTGTCGATCATCAGTGCGGGAATGGGACATGCTTCGGAGAAAACGACCCAGATCTATCTGGCTTCGCTCGAAAGCTCCGTCGTCGATCAGGCGAACCGGAGCATAATAGCTTCATTGTATGTGTAA
- a CDS encoding YeiH family protein produces the protein MKKWMEQFRVEDWVVVWVSIPLLALAAIVPAGLPKVPATLLGGAAWSNIAYLFAVVLAVLYVGCLLLRRPLRGLLPSLAVVFAVSLLAQIVAKIPAVSYYGFESVFFSVLFGLVIRNVWRVPEWMKPAIQGEFYIKIGVVCLGATILFSDVMKSGVFGLAQACLVVAVVWFFAYWVSRRMKVDERTAMVLSSGVSICGVSACITAARVAGGDDRKLSYIVSLVLIVVVPMIYLMPWLANTILPLIFDDPHVVQEVAGAWIGGTIDTTSGVAASSTIVGEVANQHAVIIKAAQNVLIGVVAFFIALYLSTRRGEKGAQAPSLGIVWEKFPKFIIGFVAASLVFSILQSNGLFTADAKGKLAEPGVAKMFSTVFFSLAFVCVGLDTRLKEIVSKENRNALWAFLVAQTFNIVVTLVIALVLFGVLKPMLA, from the coding sequence ATGAAAAAATGGATGGAACAATTCCGGGTCGAGGACTGGGTGGTAGTCTGGGTGAGCATACCCCTGCTGGCGCTTGCGGCGATCGTGCCCGCCGGACTTCCCAAGGTTCCCGCGACGCTGCTCGGCGGCGCCGCATGGAGCAATATCGCCTACCTCTTCGCCGTCGTGCTGGCGGTGCTTTACGTCGGGTGTCTTCTGTTGCGCCGCCCGCTCAGGGGCCTGCTGCCGTCGCTCGCGGTGGTTTTCGCCGTCTCCCTGCTGGCGCAGATCGTGGCCAAGATTCCCGCCGTCTCCTATTACGGCTTCGAGTCGGTTTTCTTCTCGGTGCTCTTCGGTCTGGTGATCCGCAACGTGTGGCGGGTCCCGGAGTGGATGAAACCCGCGATTCAGGGCGAATTCTACATCAAGATCGGCGTCGTATGTCTCGGTGCCACGATCCTTTTCAGCGACGTGATGAAGTCGGGCGTCTTCGGTCTGGCGCAGGCCTGTCTGGTGGTCGCCGTCGTGTGGTTCTTCGCCTATTGGGTGTCGCGCCGCATGAAGGTTGACGAGCGTACGGCGATGGTCCTTTCGAGCGGCGTCTCGATCTGCGGCGTTTCGGCGTGTATCACGGCGGCCCGCGTGGCGGGCGGCGACGACCGGAAACTCTCCTACATCGTTTCGCTGGTGCTGATCGTCGTGGTGCCGATGATCTACCTGATGCCGTGGCTCGCAAATACGATTCTGCCCCTGATTTTCGACGATCCCCATGTCGTGCAGGAGGTCGCCGGCGCATGGATCGGCGGTACGATCGACACTACGTCGGGCGTGGCGGCGTCGAGTACGATCGTCGGCGAGGTCGCCAACCAGCATGCCGTCATCATCAAGGCGGCGCAGAACGTGCTGATCGGCGTCGTGGCTTTCTTCATCGCCCTCTACCTCTCGACCCGCCGCGGCGAAAAGGGCGCTCAGGCTCCGTCGCTGGGCATCGTGTGGGAGAAGTTCCCGAAATTCATCATCGGCTTCGTCGCGGCCTCGCTGGTTTTCAGCATCCTGCAGAGCAACGGCCTGTTTACGGCCGATGCGAAGGGCAAACTCGCCGAACCGGGCGTCGCCAAGATGTTCTCGACGGTCTTTTTCTCGCTGGCCTTCGTCTGTGTGGGGCTTGACACCCGCCTGAAAGAGATCGTTTCGAAGGAAAACCGCAACGCTCTATGGGCGTTCCTTGTGGCGCAGACCTTCAATATCGTCGTTACGCTGGTCATCGCGCTCGTGCTGTTCGGCGTCCTGAAACCGATGCTGGCATAG
- the recO gene encoding DNA repair protein RecO, translating to MKTYKGRGVVLHTLKYGDSSMVVYLLTDAGGRRSYMVQGVRSRNGRGSKLALFQPMFPVEFEGLESPRQQMHRFKEVRGGFVLQSLPFDVRKSTMALFMAEVLYRLVREYDEPNEALFDFVWNCVGALDSMDEGVANFHLWFLANLSRFLGFCPGNEYASGDWFDIREGLYTKTRPAHVSYMNRECACMLRDFLECDVRCLSEIGLNRGQRVEFLNAVLVYFGYHLDAISAVQSVRILREVF from the coding sequence TTGAAGACGTACAAGGGGCGCGGGGTAGTTCTCCATACGCTCAAATACGGCGATTCATCGATGGTCGTCTACCTCCTGACCGACGCCGGCGGCCGCCGCAGTTACATGGTGCAGGGCGTGCGCAGCCGCAATGGACGCGGTTCGAAGCTGGCGCTGTTCCAGCCGATGTTTCCCGTCGAATTCGAGGGGCTGGAATCGCCGCGGCAGCAGATGCACCGCTTCAAGGAGGTGCGGGGCGGATTCGTCTTGCAGAGTCTGCCTTTCGACGTGCGCAAATCGACCATGGCGCTCTTCATGGCAGAGGTTTTGTACCGCCTCGTCAGGGAGTACGACGAACCCAACGAAGCGCTTTTCGACTTCGTGTGGAACTGCGTCGGGGCGCTCGACTCGATGGACGAGGGCGTGGCCAATTTCCATTTGTGGTTTCTCGCCAACCTGAGCCGGTTTCTGGGGTTTTGTCCCGGCAACGAATACGCCTCCGGCGACTGGTTCGATATCCGTGAGGGGCTTTATACGAAAACCCGGCCCGCGCACGTTAGCTATATGAACAGGGAGTGCGCCTGCATGTTGCGCGATTTTCTGGAGTGCGACGTGCGCTGTCTCTCGGAGATCGGTCTCAACCGCGGCCAGCGGGTCGAGTTTCTCAACGCCGTGCTGGTCTATTTCGGGTACCACCTCGACGCCATCAGCGCCGTGCAGTCGGTCCGGATTCTGCGGGAGGTTTTTTAG
- the rfbC gene encoding dTDP-4-dehydrorhamnose 3,5-epimerase — protein MKVVPTAIEGVVILEPEVFGDARGYFFESYSQRRFDAEVRPVRFVQDNESHSRYGVLRGLHFQKGRYSQSKLVRVVRGRVLDVAVDIRRGSPTFGRHVAVELTEDNKRQFFIPRGFAHGFAVLSDEATFQYKCDNPYSPESEGAIAWNDPSLGIDWRLAPEDVILSPKDSAHPLLSEAGELFDYNTNYYSL, from the coding sequence ATGAAAGTCGTTCCTACCGCCATAGAGGGCGTTGTTATCCTAGAGCCGGAGGTTTTCGGCGACGCGCGGGGCTACTTCTTCGAGAGCTACTCGCAGCGCCGCTTCGACGCAGAGGTCCGTCCCGTGCGGTTCGTGCAGGACAACGAATCGCACTCACGCTACGGCGTGCTGCGGGGCCTCCATTTCCAGAAGGGGCGGTACTCCCAGTCGAAACTCGTCCGCGTGGTCCGGGGCCGCGTGCTCGACGTCGCGGTGGATATCCGCCGCGGCTCCCCCACGTTCGGCCGCCACGTGGCGGTGGAGCTGACGGAAGACAACAAGCGTCAGTTCTTCATTCCGCGGGGCTTCGCGCACGGCTTCGCCGTTCTGAGCGACGAAGCGACGTTCCAATACAAGTGCGACAACCCCTACTCCCCCGAATCGGAGGGCGCCATTGCATGGAACGACCCTTCGCTGGGCATCGACTGGCGTCTGGCCCCCGAAGATGTAATCCTCTCGCCCAAGGACAGCGCCCATCCGCTGCTGTCGGAGGCCGGGGAGCTGTTCGACTATAATACGAACTATTATAGTTTATGA
- a CDS encoding acyltransferase family protein translates to MTTIDQRENSHVFSIMKGLGIIFVVAGHTAYSPVHNFVYLFHLAVFYFVAGYFFKDKYIDDKLLFVWKKIKSLWFPLVGYGIVFMLLHNLFFRAHFYNPLTSHLYTRQDYFDCLKYFCSCVTPEQLLGALWFLRSLFIVSFLFMIGVWISKRLSDRYSDIILGGGILFAVVLCSVFDAEIQQIDILIIRRILSNECYLTAILYMGRMFRKYQRYMPVNIWSIGVLLMLLLFLQYKNVTVAIASSIFPPLPVFYFASAVGCLFTYTLAVYIHNLPTLSRIMIYAGNASLAIMALHFLAFKVVSLLQILIYGYGIDYLSAFPVIPDRINIWWVPYVVCGVALPLLYTSVKQILVLQSGRLYGQLILKFKL, encoded by the coding sequence ATGACAACGATTGATCAGAGAGAAAATAGCCATGTATTCTCGATCATGAAAGGATTGGGGATTATTTTTGTTGTTGCAGGGCATACAGCGTATTCTCCGGTTCATAACTTTGTATACCTGTTTCATTTGGCTGTTTTCTATTTCGTAGCCGGATATTTCTTCAAGGATAAATATATAGACGATAAACTTTTATTCGTTTGGAAAAAAATTAAAAGTTTGTGGTTTCCGCTGGTCGGATACGGAATCGTTTTCATGCTGTTGCACAATCTCTTTTTCAGAGCTCATTTTTATAATCCTCTGACCAGTCATTTGTATACGCGACAGGACTATTTCGATTGTCTTAAATATTTTTGTTCTTGCGTTACTCCGGAACAATTGTTAGGGGCATTGTGGTTTCTGAGAAGTCTTTTCATCGTTTCCTTCTTGTTCATGATCGGAGTCTGGATTTCCAAACGGCTGTCAGACCGATATTCCGATATAATTTTAGGGGGGGGGATTTTGTTCGCAGTGGTCCTTTGTTCTGTTTTTGATGCTGAGATACAGCAGATTGATATTCTGATTATACGACGGATTTTATCTAACGAGTGTTATTTGACCGCTATTTTATATATGGGGCGAATGTTTCGGAAATACCAGCGATATATGCCTGTTAATATATGGAGCATCGGGGTTTTACTGATGTTACTGCTCTTCTTGCAATATAAAAATGTAACGGTGGCAATCGCCAGTTCAATTTTCCCGCCGCTCCCTGTTTTCTATTTTGCATCGGCCGTCGGTTGTCTGTTTACTTATACTTTGGCTGTATACATACATAATCTACCGACTCTGTCGCGTATTATGATCTATGCCGGAAATGCGTCTTTAGCTATCATGGCTCTGCATTTTCTTGCATTCAAAGTTGTCAGCCTGCTCCAGATTCTGATATATGGTTATGGCATTGATTATTTGTCCGCATTCCCTGTTATCCCGGACCGGATAAATATCTGGTGGGTTCCATACGTAGTTTGTGGTGTCGCTTTGCCGCTGTTATATACAAGTGTTAAACAAATACTTGTTCTTCAATCCGGTCGATTATACGGTCAACTGATCTTAAAATTTAAACTATGA
- the xerD gene encoding site-specific tyrosine recombinase XerD codes for MAENTKKWEETGRRYRTYIKLEKRLSQNTVESYMRDLRQFAHFILRQYDVAPRKVEGTMIERYMAWLYDRGREKTSQARCLCGIRSFFNFLLVNDQIETSPAEFVDTPKFGRPLPDILTTDEIDSIIATVDMRSTKGLRDSAMLEVLYSCGLRVSELTSLRLSDLFFGEGYIRVIGKGNKQRLVPISNTARDKIQRYLEERRSARSGEETVFLNNRGGQLTRVMVFTILKRAVERAGIDKHISPHTFRHSFATHLLEGGASIRQVQEMLGHESILTTEIYTHLDSDHLRRTLEEHLPI; via the coding sequence ATGGCAGAAAATACGAAAAAGTGGGAAGAGACGGGACGTCGTTACCGGACCTATATCAAACTCGAAAAACGTCTCTCGCAAAACACCGTGGAATCGTACATGCGCGACCTGCGCCAGTTCGCGCACTTCATCCTCCGCCAGTACGACGTCGCTCCCCGCAAGGTCGAGGGAACGATGATCGAGCGCTACATGGCATGGCTCTACGACCGCGGACGCGAAAAGACCTCGCAGGCCCGCTGCCTGTGCGGCATCCGCAGTTTCTTCAACTTCCTGCTGGTAAACGATCAGATCGAGACTTCGCCCGCCGAGTTCGTCGATACGCCCAAATTCGGACGCCCGCTGCCCGACATCCTCACCACCGACGAGATCGACAGCATCATCGCCACGGTCGACATGCGCTCGACCAAAGGGCTGCGCGACAGCGCCATGCTCGAAGTGCTCTACTCGTGCGGCCTGCGCGTCTCCGAGCTGACCTCGCTGCGGCTTTCGGACCTCTTTTTCGGCGAAGGATACATCCGCGTCATCGGCAAAGGCAACAAACAGCGGCTGGTGCCGATCAGCAACACGGCGCGGGACAAGATACAGCGGTATCTCGAAGAGCGGCGCAGCGCACGTTCGGGCGAGGAGACGGTGTTCCTCAACAACCGCGGCGGACAGCTCACGCGCGTGATGGTCTTCACGATCCTCAAGCGGGCCGTCGAGCGCGCGGGCATCGACAAGCACATCAGCCCCCATACTTTCCGCCACTCGTTCGCCACGCACCTGCTCGAAGGGGGCGCAAGCATACGTCAGGTGCAGGAGATGCTGGGACACGAGAGCATCCTCACCACC